The nucleotide sequence GCCATCATCGGCAATGCGGCGGAGCACAGTTCCGCTGTATTGATGGCCTGGCGGGACCGGATGGATGTGAGCCTGGAGATTGCCATCGGCAGCAGCCTGCAAATTGCGATGTTCGTCGCCCCGCTGTTGGTGTTCACCAGTCTGGCCGTGGGGAATCCGATGACCTTGGTGTTCTCTTGGCCCGAGATCGCGGCCATGGTTCTCGGGGTGGCGTTGATTACCCTCCTCTCCTTGGATGGCAAATCGAATTGGCTGGAGGGGGCAATGGCGCTCGGAGCCTACGTGATTATGGGGATTGGGTTTTACCTGATTTAAGAAGGACGGGAACGGGTCCCGAAGGACCCAGACCTTCACGGCGGGCCGAGCCTTCATACATAGCGCGCGTACAGTTGCTGGATGCGCCGGACGTAGGCCTGGGTTTCCTGATAAGGAGGGATGCCCCCGTACCGGTCCACGGCTCCGGGCCCAGCGTTGTAGGCGGCCGTCGCCTTCAGCACGTCCCCGCCGTACCGATCCAGAAGGCTTCGCAAGTATTGGGCTCCCCCATCCAGGTTTTGGGCGGGGTCGAGAGGATCGACCCCCAAAGCCCGGGCCGTGCTGGGCATCAGTTGCATCAGCCCCAGGGCACCGGCTGGAGAGCGGGCCGCCGGATTGCCGCCGCTCTCGGCCATCATGACCGCCCGGAGTAGGGCCGGATCCAGCCCCCGCCGGGCGGCGACATTCTGGATGAGGGCATCCCAGCGCCCGGTGCCGGGTGGGGCCGGGGATCCGTTCGCCACCGGGGCGAGGGCTGCGGTTTCGGATGTGGCGCCGAACAACATGGGCAAGACCGGCGCGGCCCCGGTGGAAGATCCAGAGGCCGAGAGGGCTTGGATCACGAAGGGCAAAAGGT is from Kyrpidia tusciae DSM 2912 and encodes:
- a CDS encoding lytic transglycosylase domain-containing protein, giving the protein MAALPDAGGSSDPSSPLSQGDSFGADLLPFVIQALSASGSSTGAAPVLPMLFGATSETAALAPVANGSPAPPGTGRWDALIQNVAARRGLDPALLRAVMMAESGGNPAARSPAGALGLMQLMPSTARALGVDPLDPAQNLDGGAQYLRSLLDRYGGDVLKATAAYNAGPGAVDRYGGIPPYQETQAYVRRIQQLYARYV